One Dehalococcoidales bacterium DNA segment encodes these proteins:
- a CDS encoding nuclear transport factor 2 family protein: MNLEELEKQVQLQEDIQEIEQLQMIYGYYFDNSMWAEILDLFSEENTESVEIADHGLFKGKKGVRRIYWDMFAGGGQPRMSPGWMQFIVMQLGGVTSVSPDGKAALGRWDTWLFEAKPYGGYNRQEWLHGYYENKYIKENGKWLFSKLYWNNTFCSPVEEGWLNLPEMGWMPLPDADAPPTAFHPYPDHRNNVPYHYHHPITGK, from the coding sequence ATGAATCTGGAAGAACTGGAAAAACAGGTACAGCTCCAGGAGGATATCCAAGAGATAGAGCAACTACAAATGATATACGGCTATTACTTCGATAACAGCATGTGGGCGGAAATCCTAGACTTGTTCTCCGAGGAGAACACCGAGTCCGTAGAAATAGCCGACCACGGCCTTTTCAAAGGCAAGAAAGGCGTGCGGCGTATCTACTGGGACATGTTCGCCGGGGGCGGGCAACCGCGGATGTCCCCGGGTTGGATGCAGTTTATCGTCATGCAACTGGGCGGAGTTACCAGCGTATCACCGGACGGTAAAGCGGCGCTCGGGCGCTGGGATACATGGCTTTTCGAGGCCAAACCTTACGGCGGCTATAACCGCCAGGAGTGGCTGCACGGCTATTACGAGAACAAGTACATCAAGGAAAACGGCAAATGGCTGTTCAGCAAGCTGTACTGGAACAACACCTTCTGCTCGCCGGTGGAGGAGGGGTGGCTGAACCTGCCGGAGATGGGCTGGATGCCCCTCCCCGACGCCGATGCCCCGCCCACCGCTTTCCATCCCTATCCCGACCACCGTAATAACGTCCCCTATCATTACCATCATCCCATCACCGGAAAATAA
- a CDS encoding RsmE family RNA methyltransferase codes for MHRFFIDSVSGDTALLTDPAQLHHLRDVLRLKTGSAVLLSDVAGNDYAGVITSIDKKQAIMQVVQKRPAPTPHVMLTLACAVPKGSRFDEAIDHLTQLGVTRIVPMLTERVEVKPDAAAAAARLKRWRKIAQSAAQQSRQSKITVIEPLTAFGDVVLNSQEYNLKLIPHLTGERRPLKDFFAASLPRNIIVLIGPEGDFTPEEVALALDNGFVSVSLGDTVLRVATAAIAAASYIRFTINS; via the coding sequence ATGCACCGTTTTTTTATCGATAGCGTTTCCGGGGATACTGCCTTACTGACCGACCCCGCCCAACTGCACCACCTGAGGGACGTGTTGCGTTTGAAGACCGGCAGTGCCGTGTTGCTTTCCGATGTTGCCGGTAACGACTATGCCGGGGTGATTACGTCTATTGATAAAAAACAGGCAATCATGCAGGTTGTACAAAAGAGGCCGGCGCCGACGCCTCATGTAATGCTTACGTTGGCCTGCGCCGTTCCCAAGGGCAGCCGTTTTGATGAGGCAATCGACCACCTGACGCAGCTTGGCGTGACGCGCATTGTCCCCATGCTGACGGAGCGGGTAGAGGTTAAACCGGACGCCGCCGCGGCGGCAGCCCGCCTGAAGCGCTGGCGGAAAATAGCGCAAAGCGCCGCCCAACAGAGCCGGCAAAGCAAAATAACGGTAATTGAACCGTTGACCGCTTTCGGGGATGTCGTCCTGAACTCGCAGGAATACAACCTAAAGCTGATACCCCACCTTACCGGCGAGCGTCGCCCGCTTAAAGACTTTTTTGCCGCCTCCCTGCCCCGGAATATCATCGTGCTGATAGGGCCGGAGGGGGATTTTACCCCGGAAGAAGTAGCGCTGGCGCTGGACAATGGCTTTGTATCTGTATCATTGGGGGACACGGTATTACGGGTGGCTACGGCGGCCATAGCGGCGGCCAGTTATATCCGGTTTACAATTAATAGTTGA
- a CDS encoding MarR family winged helix-turn-helix transcriptional regulator codes for MPDNRNTVIKPIYDSDYSLWLLLSETRSAISKARHKKVGLYLPPNQAAALVSVWALDGQATPAVLSRHLFLEPHTVSELVNRMHKNGLVTKKKDMEKGNMVRIAITAKGRQVCRKMMGQEIIRRFMEMLSEEQRKQLRASLMTLYKGALQELGITAVSPLLTGDGE; via the coding sequence ATGCCGGATAACAGGAACACCGTCATAAAGCCGATTTACGATAGCGATTATAGTTTGTGGCTGCTCCTTTCCGAAACCAGGTCGGCGATATCCAAGGCGAGGCACAAGAAGGTCGGCCTGTACCTTCCCCCCAATCAGGCGGCGGCGCTGGTATCGGTCTGGGCGCTGGACGGGCAGGCAACGCCGGCGGTGCTGTCGCGGCACCTTTTCCTGGAGCCGCACACGGTCTCCGAGCTTGTTAACCGGATGCACAAGAACGGCCTGGTCACCAAGAAAAAGGACATGGAAAAGGGTAATATGGTCAGGATTGCCATTACCGCGAAGGGCCGGCAAGTCTGCCGGAAGATGATGGGCCAGGAAATTATCCGCCGTTTCATGGAAATGCTTTCTGAAGAACAGCGTAAGCAGTTGCGCGCCAGCCTGATGACGCTTTACAAAGGGGCGTTACAGGAGCTGGGCATAACCGCGGTATCGCCTCTATTGACCGGGGATGGGGAATAG
- a CDS encoding FAD-binding oxidoreductase yields MALKGLEQIVSADSINDRPTALAEFSGDFSFTPSVKPIGVVRPADAAEVQAIVKWANETHTPLIPVSSGAPRFRGDTVPGTDGAVVIDLSRMKKIIRIDTRNKLAMVQPGVTYTELQPELAKVGLTAYMPLSPRQNKSVIGSVLEREPIIMPAHHWDSTDPLLCAEVVFGTGDIFRTGEASGPDTVEEQWEVGRVQMNPFGHSHVDFQRLISGAQGTIGIVTWATVKCCYLSRESRAFFVAADKLEPLADLIYQPLKFRLGGKLFILNNLNLACLLGKNAPEIQKLAKDLPPWALFISFEGYGVLPADKIAYEEADFTAMAKSAHLNPLTELPGVKAKGLNALLSQPSPEPYWKTRLKGNAAEVFFLTTLDKTPSFTAAIAGLAREHNYPTENIGVYVQPIVQGTSCHCEFDFYYDPANSGETETVKKLIGLAAEKIGDLGGFFSRPYNTLKDTAYRHAAGTLAMQKKVKAIFDPNNVLNPGKLGF; encoded by the coding sequence ATGGCTTTAAAAGGACTTGAACAAATCGTCAGCGCCGATAGTATCAACGACCGTCCCACAGCCCTGGCGGAATTCTCCGGCGATTTCTCTTTTACCCCCAGCGTTAAGCCCATAGGCGTGGTCCGGCCAGCCGACGCGGCGGAGGTGCAGGCAATCGTTAAATGGGCGAACGAGACCCACACCCCCCTTATCCCCGTAAGCTCGGGGGCACCCCGCTTTCGCGGGGATACCGTTCCCGGCACGGATGGAGCCGTGGTTATCGACCTATCCAGGATGAAGAAAATCATCCGTATCGACACCAGGAACAAGCTGGCGATGGTGCAGCCCGGCGTAACTTATACCGAATTACAGCCGGAACTGGCTAAAGTCGGCCTTACCGCTTACATGCCCCTCTCCCCCCGGCAAAACAAGTCCGTCATCGGCAGCGTGCTGGAGCGAGAGCCGATAATTATGCCCGCCCACCACTGGGACAGCACCGACCCCCTTCTCTGCGCGGAGGTGGTCTTCGGGACCGGGGACATATTCCGCACCGGCGAGGCCTCCGGCCCGGACACCGTCGAGGAACAATGGGAAGTGGGCAGGGTGCAGATGAACCCGTTCGGGCACAGCCACGTGGACTTTCAGCGGCTTATTTCCGGCGCACAGGGCACGATAGGCATCGTTACCTGGGCGACAGTGAAATGCTGCTACCTTTCCCGGGAAAGCCGGGCGTTTTTCGTGGCGGCGGACAAATTGGAGCCGCTGGCCGACCTTATTTACCAGCCCTTGAAGTTCCGGCTGGGTGGCAAGCTCTTTATTTTGAACAATTTGAATTTAGCCTGCCTGCTGGGCAAGAACGCACCAGAGATTCAAAAGCTGGCGAAAGACCTGCCGCCGTGGGCGCTTTTTATCAGCTTCGAAGGCTACGGCGTACTGCCGGCGGATAAAATCGCCTACGAGGAAGCCGATTTCACCGCCATGGCCAAGTCTGCGCACCTCAACCCCTTAACGGAACTACCCGGCGTCAAAGCTAAAGGTTTGAACGCTTTATTATCTCAACCTTCCCCCGAACCGTACTGGAAAACCAGGCTTAAGGGGAACGCAGCGGAGGTGTTTTTCCTCACCACCCTGGACAAGACGCCGAGTTTTACCGCCGCGATAGCCGGCCTTGCCCGCGAGCACAATTATCCGACGGAGAACATCGGCGTTTACGTGCAGCCCATCGTGCAGGGCACGAGCTGCCATTGCGAGTTCGATTTCTATTACGACCCGGCCAATAGCGGGGAAACGGAAACCGTGAAGAAGCTGATTGGCCTGGCCGCGGAAAAGATAGGCGACCTGGGCGGGTTTTTCTCCCGTCCCTACAACACGCTGAAAGATACCGCCTACCGCCACGCCGCGGGCACACTGGCAATGCAGAAAAAAGTCAAGGCAATTTTCGACCCCAATAACGTGCTTAATCCCGGAAAACTGGGGTTTTAG
- a CDS encoding (Fe-S)-binding protein, translated as MAWQDYVHDMQRCTRCSYCKWIPYRYMQNTDFIQGCPSISRYLWHAYSASGKFNMAYSLLQERIEIDESFLEVLYKCQMDGSCDISCKVQQDLEPLQLMQELRIKCVEEGQLVPAHMMVIEGLRKEDNMMQSKKTDRARWAEGLNVKNLTEEKGEVVFHAGCRYSFDQELWPIARGGLELLQKAGVDVGIMGIDEACCGGRAYELGYAGELTKYAEHQMEAFRTAGVKTLVTPCADCYAAFSVLYDKIGKKMGIEVLHLVQYLDRLIKTGQLKLTKKVPLTVTYHDPCHLGRLGEPWVHWQGKETKVMGQMIVHDPPKKFRRGAGGIYEPPRDILKSIPGLNFVEMYRIREYAWCCGAGGGVIDAYPDFAAWTGNERLKEAGAVGAEAIISACGWCKRSFLDAAAESGDKTKVYDIVELLQMAV; from the coding sequence ATGGCCTGGCAGGATTACGTACATGACATGCAGCGGTGCACGCGATGCTCCTACTGCAAGTGGATACCCTACCGCTACATGCAAAATACGGACTTCATCCAGGGCTGCCCTTCCATCTCCCGCTACCTGTGGCACGCTTACTCCGCCAGCGGCAAGTTCAACATGGCCTATTCCCTGCTCCAGGAACGCATCGAAATAGACGAGAGTTTCCTGGAGGTGCTCTACAAGTGCCAGATGGACGGCAGCTGCGATATCTCCTGCAAAGTCCAGCAGGACCTAGAGCCCTTACAGCTGATGCAGGAGCTCCGCATCAAGTGCGTCGAGGAAGGGCAACTTGTCCCCGCCCACATGATGGTCATCGAGGGGCTGCGCAAAGAAGATAACATGATGCAGTCGAAGAAAACGGACCGCGCCAGGTGGGCGGAGGGGCTGAACGTCAAAAACCTCACCGAGGAAAAGGGCGAGGTGGTCTTTCACGCCGGCTGCCGCTATTCCTTCGACCAGGAGCTGTGGCCGATAGCCCGGGGCGGGCTGGAACTGCTCCAGAAAGCAGGAGTAGACGTGGGCATCATGGGCATTGATGAAGCCTGCTGCGGCGGGCGTGCTTACGAGCTGGGCTACGCCGGGGAACTTACCAAGTACGCCGAGCACCAGATGGAAGCTTTCCGCACCGCCGGGGTCAAAACGCTGGTAACGCCCTGCGCGGACTGCTACGCCGCTTTCAGCGTGCTCTATGACAAGATAGGCAAGAAGATGGGCATAGAGGTGCTCCATTTGGTGCAATACCTCGACCGGCTCATTAAAACCGGACAACTCAAGCTAACCAAAAAGGTGCCGCTGACCGTCACCTACCACGACCCCTGCCACCTGGGCCGGCTGGGAGAGCCCTGGGTACACTGGCAGGGCAAGGAGACCAAGGTGATGGGGCAGATGATTGTCCACGACCCGCCCAAGAAGTTCCGGCGCGGCGCCGGCGGTATTTACGAGCCGCCGCGGGATATATTAAAAAGCATCCCCGGGCTGAACTTCGTGGAGATGTACCGGATACGCGAATATGCCTGGTGCTGCGGGGCGGGGGGCGGCGTGATAGACGCTTACCCGGACTTCGCCGCCTGGACGGGCAACGAAAGGCTCAAGGAGGCCGGGGCGGTGGGGGCGGAAGCTATCATCAGCGCCTGCGGCTGGTGCAAGCGCAGTTTCCTGGATGCCGCCGCGGAGTCCGGCGACAAGACCAAGGTTTACGATATTGTTGAGCTGTTGCAGATGGCTGTTTAA
- a CDS encoding FAD-binding oxidoreductase, whose product MKLTNEEYQALEAVVGPEYINQDPVIMDTYNQVWGNKFFFDEKHSVRPAAVLLPASTEEVAAAVKVCNKYGILFKAFSSGFEYLSLSLVHSKGILFDLRRMNRILEIDEKNMRAVVEPYVSVYKLQLEAAKKGLYTGRIGVGYSAGVIAAECCHHGCQHTMVFTSGYGRNTLGVEWVLPTGEVLELGTGETGSDLFSADGPGFSLRGILRGRTGANGGHGVVTKASIKLYPWYGPPAWQQKKQPGQPLSWGQLDAVPDGYKVFVPTFADLDNTLSASEDLCRAEILCAFGIGIIGTSPFSEGNDEEWAAMKAMVANIDPAGGFSMANSVVAVIGGQSAGELAYKEKCLRAITEKWGGRFAPAANEPRGLARAFADIMWSNGVNLRATGDFLPSSSSPDGSPAMLKDLALKEGEVKKRYEQAGSFLAMGSGTRMVSWRPEENLSIGAQGISTAQYDPYDPVSLKAARDFIDELFDPRSAFHHFGVPSRGGCLQIEPVTHIHQNWGPLYDNYDKWVQQIKKMLDPNTVGDWTAYIPPEYPEYAKDGEYVLPSYGKDEQL is encoded by the coding sequence ATGAAGCTGACAAACGAAGAATATCAAGCCCTGGAGGCCGTGGTCGGGCCGGAGTACATCAACCAGGACCCGGTCATCATGGACACCTATAACCAGGTCTGGGGCAACAAGTTCTTCTTCGATGAAAAACACTCCGTCCGTCCGGCGGCAGTGCTTTTACCCGCTTCCACGGAAGAAGTGGCGGCGGCGGTCAAGGTCTGCAATAAATACGGCATCCTGTTCAAAGCCTTTTCCTCCGGCTTCGAGTATTTATCCCTTTCACTGGTACATTCCAAGGGTATACTCTTCGACCTGCGGCGGATGAACCGCATCCTGGAAATAGACGAGAAAAATATGCGGGCGGTGGTGGAGCCTTACGTGTCCGTGTATAAACTCCAACTGGAGGCGGCCAAGAAGGGCCTGTACACCGGGCGTATAGGGGTGGGGTACAGCGCCGGCGTGATTGCGGCCGAGTGCTGCCATCACGGCTGCCAGCATACCATGGTGTTTACCAGCGGCTACGGCCGCAACACTCTGGGCGTAGAATGGGTGCTGCCCACCGGCGAAGTGCTGGAACTGGGCACCGGCGAGACAGGCAGCGACCTGTTTTCCGCCGACGGCCCCGGCTTCAGCCTGCGGGGCATACTGCGCGGGCGGACGGGGGCAAACGGGGGACACGGGGTGGTCACCAAGGCGAGCATCAAGCTTTACCCCTGGTACGGCCCGCCGGCATGGCAGCAGAAAAAGCAGCCCGGCCAGCCGCTTTCCTGGGGGCAACTGGATGCCGTACCGGACGGGTATAAAGTCTTCGTACCCACTTTTGCCGACCTGGACAATACCCTGAGCGCCTCCGAGGACCTGTGCCGCGCCGAAATTCTCTGCGCTTTCGGCATCGGCATTATAGGAACTTCACCCTTCTCCGAAGGGAATGATGAAGAATGGGCCGCCATGAAGGCGATGGTGGCTAATATCGACCCCGCGGGCGGGTTTTCCATGGCTAACTCCGTGGTGGCGGTCATCGGCGGTCAGTCCGCCGGCGAGCTGGCCTATAAAGAAAAATGCCTGCGGGCAATCACTGAAAAATGGGGCGGACGGTTCGCCCCCGCCGCCAACGAGCCCCGTGGCCTGGCCCGCGCTTTCGCCGATATCATGTGGTCGAACGGGGTGAACCTGCGCGCCACCGGCGACTTTCTCCCCTCCTCCTCCAGCCCGGACGGCTCGCCGGCCATGCTTAAAGACCTGGCGCTGAAAGAGGGCGAGGTCAAGAAACGCTACGAGCAGGCCGGGTCTTTCCTGGCGATGGGCTCCGGCACGCGGATGGTATCCTGGCGGCCGGAAGAGAACCTGTCCATCGGGGCACAGGGTATTTCCACCGCCCAGTACGACCCCTACGACCCTGTTTCACTCAAGGCCGCCCGCGACTTTATCGATGAGCTTTTCGACCCGCGCAGCGCTTTCCACCATTTCGGCGTACCGTCACGGGGAGGCTGCCTCCAGATAGAGCCGGTCACCCACATCCACCAGAACTGGGGGCCGCTTTACGATAACTACGATAAATGGGTACAGCAGATAAAGAAAATGCTCGACCCCAATACCGTGGGCGACTGGACGGCTTACATCCCGCCGGAGTACCCGGAATACGCCAAGGACGGCGAGTACGTGCTGCCGTCTTACGGCAAGGACGAGCAACTATAG